CGACGGGCACTGCTGCCACGGCGGCCTCCTCCTGACATGGCATCTCCTGCTTCATTCTGAATGTCCGTGTCTTTCGCCAAGGCGTTATAGGCCACCGGGAGAAAGTCACCGACATCCAGATAGGCCAGCTTGCGCTTCAGGAAGGTCACGTCATCCGCCTGCTGATCCAGTTTCTCCACCAGACCTCGAATGTAGGTGATGTCCACAGGGCGGGCGATGACCAGCAAGCTGTTCGTGCGGCGGTGGGGGATGACTTTGACCTTGGCTACGCTGGGATTGGTGTTGGCCGTATTCGCAGCCCCCATGGGATTGATGACCGGAGTACGTGCTCCATTGGCAGCGACGACTTGGGGTGCTGTCGTGGCGGGAGCAGGGATAGTTTCGGTCTTCTCTTCCTCCGCGTAGATTTCATTGATGATCTCCGCGACGCTTTCGGCATCGCTTCGCTCGAGCTTGATCATCTCATTGGCGATCTCCGCCGGAGGTACATCGATCACCTGGGCGATCTCATAAATGCTACGAATGGTGGTGCTGTTTTCCGTGATGATCAGCGCGGCTGCGTTTTTCATCGGCATGATGGCCCCGTAGCTGTGCAATTTGATCACTTGCTGAAAGGCCTTGGAGGCTTCTTCCGGCGAGATATGCACCAGGGGCATGACGAAGTGGCAGAGCTCTTCGGTTGCAGGCAAGTCTTTGATGGAGTTATAGACCTTGAGCCCTTCAGGTGTGGGGCTCTTACCACCGCTGTGATGGATGAGTTTCACCGTGGTATCATCCACCGGGACAATAGCATAGCCATTGAGCAGTAGAGTGGCCTCGATGAAGGCGACCGCCTCCTTCCGGGTCAGAGGCTCAGGGGAAATGATGCGGAGCGGCTCGCCCTGGAGGGCGGAGTCCAAGATGATTTTCTTCCCTGTGATCTGCGTATAAAAGGGAATGATCGCTTGGACGGGTGAGTTGGGAAAATTGACCTTAATGGTGGCGCTGTCATTGAGGGCAGACGGGCTCTGAGCGTGCACGCTGGCGAGTATCAGAGCGGCCACAGCCACGGCGATCAACCATCGCTTAACGATGGCGCGAGGCGAGGTAGAGGCTGAAAACGCGCGCATGGATTGATTGAAATCACATCTATTATATTTTCCATAGAGATAAAGGCAATGGAATTGTTTGTTTTTGTTAAAATTCAAACAAAGAGGTAATTTCAATCGAATCCACGACGCGCGCGGATTCTGAGCCAATTTCTATTGGCCAAGCCATTCCGCCAAGGCGGTAGCTCCCGCGGAGAACATGGCAATGATTTCGCGAGCGAGCGGCGTGGCTTCCTTCCACAGGAGCCAAATGAGAGTCACCCAGACGAGGCCATTGAGCACGAGCATCCCCGTCACGAGACGCTCGGTCCATTGAGGCCACTGACAAAGGTATCCACGATCATCCTTTTTCGGCGTGTAGATCCGATCCTGATAAATCGAGATTGCGGCTTTCCAAAGCATCGGCGGAGCGATGAGGAACCCCCAGATGAGGCGCCATATCACGATTCCAGAGCGGCGATTTGCCGGCACCTTGCCGTAGTCCCGGTAGCGGGCTGTGCGGCGGCGTGTCGTGATGTCCTTGGCTTGATCCGCCGTATTTGTTTCCAGTTCGCTCAATGAGCGTAGAGGCGTCCACTCTGTGGAGCCATCCCTCCGAACGAGATCATTGTCTCGTACGGAACCATATGCTACGTAGCTGTAGAGATCGTCGAGCGTGCACGGTCCGACGGTCTTTTGGCCTTTTGAGATGTAATAGAGCGCTTCCATCCTATGCCGGGAGTTAAGGATTGCGTGGGAAGTACGTTCGCTAGCAAATCCCGGGCCTGTCAAGCAGCTCTCGATAAATTTTCGTAAAACCTAACTTTTAATGTGTGCCCAACAGTGCACATGCGGGTCTCCCCGGAAATACCAAATCATGTTAGGCCCTTCCAGCTGCCAGACGTCCCAGATCCCGTCATTGCCGACATCTTGGTTTTTGTAAAAAGCCATGTGCAGATGATCAAAACCTGCGGCTTCGATGTATTTCATGGCCTCTTGAGAATCCTCCGGCCGAAAAGGCGCGAGCAGGTCCCCAATGACCTGTCGCACTAGGCCTTGTTGATCAGCGCTCAACTCGGTCATCGGGATGCCGTCCAGTCCAGTGGTGCGGCCGGTCAGACGTACCGTTTTGTTTCCAGTCTCTTCGCGGCCCTCGCCGAGCAGGGCCATCTGTCGTTGTTTCCCATCCAAGGCCTGGAAGACCTCATTGGCTCGTTTTGCCTGAAACCAGTAGGCATTGCCAGCGTGATCTGGCTTTTCATAAAAACCGTTGGCCGCATGCCCATAGAAAATGGGGCCTCCGAAAGCCGTGCCGGCCTCACTATCTCCGTCGCAACGTCGTGTGCAGTGACGTCCGGTGAGCACAAACTCAAACTGGCCGCTGCCCGGCTGGCCGAACAAGGCCATGGAGGAACTGGCAAAACCGCCATCGCTCTTATTGTCCTGGTCGAACTGTCGCCAGACCTCTTTTTTATAAGCCTCGCTGTGGAGACTATCGAAGATCTGGCGCACCAGATCCTGTTGATCACCACTCAAGACATCGCGGAGTTTTTGCGGTGTGATGTGCCAGTTATTATCGACTTTGAGGCGCCGCGGATCCTCCCATCCAAAGCATAGCAGCTTCTTTTGGTCTTCTTTCAGGCTGCCATAAAGCTGCTGAACGAGGGTTTCCCCTCTGGGGGCTTGAGTGGCGGAGGCTGGCGCTGCGGTCAGCAGCGGTGAAGCGAGGAGGCCGGAGGCGAGAGCCTGGCCACTGCACTGGAGAAACTGGCGGCGAGAAAAAGATTCCGTATTCATGGCTCAGTGTCTCCTTAACGTGCGAGATGCGGTTCCCTTGAGATAAAGATACAGATTCCGAGTTGAGAAGGGTAGCTCTTCGCACGTGATTGAAGGCCTTGATGAATCCACCGGCCAGCGATCCTCTTTCCTCCGATCCTACTCCCAACAGCTCGGAACAATCCATGCAGGCGCATGTGCAAGCCGAAACGGGTAAGTCCATGCGGAGAGAAAACCGGCGGGTGCTGATCATGGTGGCAGTCATTGCCCTCTTCATGATCGTGGCGCATTTCACTCCTCTGAAGGCCTGGATCACCAATGTACAGATATGGAAGCAGTTTGTAGATGACCTAGGCTGGCTGGCTCACTTTGCCTTCATTGCCATGTGCGCGGTAGGGGTGATGATTGGGCTGCCTCGATTGCCCTTGTGTGCCGCAGCCGGTCTCATTTTTGGGTTTATGGAAGGGTTGATCCTTTCCTTGAGCGGATCTGTGCTGGGTTCCTACGGGGCTTTTATGATGACGCGTGCGGGGGCGCGGCGTGCGGTGTTGGCACGTGCTGAACGCTGGCCGTGGCTCAAGCAGATGCTGGAGAAGCCGTCCTTTCTTAAAGTCTTCTGGGTTCGGCAAATGATGCTGCCCGGTTTGGTCCTGAATGTCCTGCTCGGCGTCTCTGGAGTCGCCCACTCCATCTTTCTGTTGGGGACAGTGGCGGGTTACCTGCCCTTGAACCTTGCCTTCACATTGGTCGGCAGCGGATTGGGAAAAGGATCTCTGGCGCAATCCCTCACGCAGCTTTTAGGAGCCTTAGCCGTCGTGAATATTGTGGCTTGGCTAGTCTGGAGACTGGCTAAGAAACCCAGGGTCTGAGTTTCAACATTCCAATAAACCAAGGATCAGGAGTGTCTTA
Above is a window of Prosthecobacter debontii DNA encoding:
- a CDS encoding DUF4339 domain-containing protein, with protein sequence MEALYYISKGQKTVGPCTLDDLYSYVAYGSVRDNDLVRRDGSTEWTPLRSLSELETNTADQAKDITTRRRTARYRDYGKVPANRRSGIVIWRLIWGFLIAPPMLWKAAISIYQDRIYTPKKDDRGYLCQWPQWTERLVTGMLVLNGLVWVTLIWLLWKEATPLAREIIAMFSAGATALAEWLGQ
- a CDS encoding DUF3500 domain-containing protein encodes the protein MNTESFSRRQFLQCSGQALASGLLASPLLTAAPASATQAPRGETLVQQLYGSLKEDQKKLLCFGWEDPRRLKVDNNWHITPQKLRDVLSGDQQDLVRQIFDSLHSEAYKKEVWRQFDQDNKSDGGFASSSMALFGQPGSGQFEFVLTGRHCTRRCDGDSEAGTAFGGPIFYGHAANGFYEKPDHAGNAYWFQAKRANEVFQALDGKQRQMALLGEGREETGNKTVRLTGRTTGLDGIPMTELSADQQGLVRQVIGDLLAPFRPEDSQEAMKYIEAAGFDHLHMAFYKNQDVGNDGIWDVWQLEGPNMIWYFRGDPHVHCWAHIKS
- a CDS encoding TVP38/TMEM64 family protein codes for the protein MNPPASDPLSSDPTPNSSEQSMQAHVQAETGKSMRRENRRVLIMVAVIALFMIVAHFTPLKAWITNVQIWKQFVDDLGWLAHFAFIAMCAVGVMIGLPRLPLCAAAGLIFGFMEGLILSLSGSVLGSYGAFMMTRAGARRAVLARAERWPWLKQMLEKPSFLKVFWVRQMMLPGLVLNVLLGVSGVAHSIFLLGTVAGYLPLNLAFTLVGSGLGKGSLAQSLTQLLGALAVVNIVAWLVWRLAKKPRV